In Verrucomicrobiia bacterium, the following are encoded in one genomic region:
- the cysD gene encoding sulfate adenylyltransferase subunit CysD, whose protein sequence is MDYLSKLENQSIYILREAFNKFDNLAMLWSIGKDSTVLLWLARKAFLGHVPFPLVHVDTTYKIESMIQYRDQLVKDWNLQLVVGKNEAVLKSGVTYPNGKATRVECCGTLKKDALKEVLDKHHFTGVIVGVRRDEEPTRAKERYFSPRDKNMEWNVEDQPPELWDQFKTDFDKGTHIRIHPLLHWTELNVWEYIEREQIPVIPLYFANAKGERYRSLGCAPCTFPIKSNARTVRDIIEELRHTKTPERAGRAQDKESEDAFEKLRRDGYM, encoded by the coding sequence ATGGATTATTTATCAAAACTCGAAAACCAAAGCATTTACATCCTGCGGGAGGCTTTTAATAAGTTTGATAACCTGGCGATGCTCTGGAGCATCGGCAAAGACTCGACCGTGCTGCTGTGGCTGGCGCGCAAGGCCTTTCTGGGCCATGTGCCCTTCCCGCTCGTGCACGTCGATACGACCTATAAGATCGAGTCGATGATCCAGTATCGCGACCAGTTGGTTAAGGATTGGAACCTGCAGTTGGTGGTGGGCAAGAACGAGGCCGTCCTCAAGAGCGGTGTCACTTACCCCAACGGCAAAGCCACGCGTGTCGAATGCTGCGGCACCCTCAAGAAAGACGCCCTCAAAGAGGTCCTGGACAAACACCACTTCACCGGGGTCATTGTGGGGGTGCGCCGCGATGAAGAACCGACCCGGGCCAAAGAGCGCTACTTCAGCCCCCGCGACAAGAACATGGAATGGAATGTCGAAGACCAGCCCCCCGAGCTTTGGGACCAGTTCAAAACCGATTTTGATAAAGGAACCCATATCCGCATTCACCCGCTGTTGCATTGGACCGAGCTGAATGTCTGGGAGTACATCGAACGCGAGCAAATCCCGGTCATCCCCCTCTATTTTGCGAATGCAAAGGGCGAACGCTACCGCAGTCTCGGGTGCGCCCCGTGCACGTTCCCGATCAAATCAAACGCCAGGACCGTGCGCGACATCATCGAAGAACTGCGCCATACCAAAACCCCGGAACGGGCTGGCCGCGCCCAGGATAAAGAGAGCGAAGACGCCTTCGAGAAACTGCGCCGCGACGGCTACATGTGA